The genomic segment CTCAAACCGGCCGGAGCACGCACGAACCTGCTGCGCCTGGCCGGAATCGTGCTCGCCCTCGGTGCCCTCGGCTTCGTGTTCATCCTCAGCATCGCGATCGGCACCAAGGACATCCCCCTCGCCACCGCGTGGCACGTCCTGTGGAACAACGACGGCTCCAGCGAGGCCGTGATCATCCACGAGCTGCGCATCCCGCGCACCCTGCTCGGGATCGCCATGGGCGCCGCGATCGGCCTGTCCGGCTCGCTGATGCAGGCACTGACCCGCAACCCGCTCGCCGACCCCGGCCTGTTCGGCATCAACCTCGGCGCCGCCGCCGCGATCGTCATCGGCATCGCCTTCCTCGGAGTCACCTCGATCCTCGGCTACGTCTGGTTCGCCTTCGCCGGCGCCGCAGTCGCATCGGTGGTCGTCTACGTACTCGGTTCAGCCGGCCGCAGTGGCTCATCACCCGACCGCCTCGTACTCGCCGGCGCCGCCGTGACCGCAATGCTGTTCGCCTTCATCAGCGCGGTGGTCCTCCTCAACGTCGAAGTCTTCAACAAGTTCCGCTTCTGGAACGTCGGCTCCCTTGTCGGCCGAGGCACCGACACCCTGCTCCAAGTCTTGCCCTTCATCGCGCTCGGCGTCCTGATCGCGCTGATCCTCGCCCGCCCGCTGAACGCCCTGGCGCTCGGCGACCAGGCAGCCAGCGCCCTCGGCGCACACGTCACCGCCACTCGCGTGGCCGGCGCCATCGCGGTCACCCTCCTGTGCGGCGGCGCCACCGCGGCGATCGGCCCGATCGGCTTCGTCGGCCTCGCCGTCCCACACGCCGCCCGCCTGATCGTCGGCCCCGACCACCGCTGGGGCCTGCCGTACTCAATGGTCCTTGCCGCGATCCTCCTGCTCGGTGCCGACGTGCTCGGCCGAACCTTCGACGACACGGAAGAGGTGCAGGTCGGCATCATGACCGCGATCGTGGGTGCACCGGTGTTCATCGCACTGTGCCGCCGCCGGAAGCCGGCGCGACTGTGAACGCCCTCAAGAACTCCGCCGCCACCCGGATTCTGCGCGCCCCCGGCGGCCGGATCTCGCTGCGCGTCCCCGCCCGCGCGGTCATCGTCTGCGCCGTACTGGCGATCGCCGTCGCGATCGTGTCCGTAGTCAGCCTGACCACCGGCGACTACAAACTCTCCGTGCCCGAAGTGGTGGCCACGCTCTTCGGGCAGGGCCCACCCGGCGCCGACTTCATCGTCACCACTCTGCGCCTCCCACGTCTGCTGGCTGCCCTCTTGGTCGGCGCGGCGCTCGCGGTAAGCGGCGCCATCCTGCAAAGCCTTTCCGGCAACCCCCTCGGCAGCCCCGACATCATCGGCTTCAGCCACGGCTCCGCGACCGGCGCGCTGATCGTCATCATCACCACCACAGGCGGCATGCTGGAGACCGCGCTGGGTGCACTGCTCGGCGGCATGGTCACCGCGATCGTCGTCTACCTCCTTGCCTTCAAACGGGGCATGCACGGCCTGCGCATGGTGCTCATCGGCGTCGGCGTGAGTTCGATGCTGTTGTCCGCGAACTCCTACCTGATCACCAGGGCGAGCCTGCAGGACGCCGTCTCCGCTCAGGCCT from the Amycolatopsis magusensis genome contains:
- a CDS encoding FecCD family ABC transporter permease; the encoded protein is MVVAPPAEEAEQLKPAGARTNLLRLAGIVLALGALGFVFILSIAIGTKDIPLATAWHVLWNNDGSSEAVIIHELRIPRTLLGIAMGAAIGLSGSLMQALTRNPLADPGLFGINLGAAAAIVIGIAFLGVTSILGYVWFAFAGAAVASVVVYVLGSAGRSGSSPDRLVLAGAAVTAMLFAFISAVVLLNVEVFNKFRFWNVGSLVGRGTDTLLQVLPFIALGVLIALILARPLNALALGDQAASALGAHVTATRVAGAIAVTLLCGGATAAIGPIGFVGLAVPHAARLIVGPDHRWGLPYSMVLAAILLLGADVLGRTFDDTEEVQVGIMTAIVGAPVFIALCRRRKPARL
- a CDS encoding FecCD family ABC transporter permease; this encodes MNALKNSAATRILRAPGGRISLRVPARAVIVCAVLAIAVAIVSVVSLTTGDYKLSVPEVVATLFGQGPPGADFIVTTLRLPRLLAALLVGAALAVSGAILQSLSGNPLGSPDIIGFSHGSATGALIVIITTTGGMLETALGALLGGMVTAIVVYLLAFKRGMHGLRMVLIGVGVSSMLLSANSYLITRASLQDAVSAQAWQVGGLNGRGWEHVQPVAIALAVLLPIAAYYGRRLSMLEMGDDAAKGLGVPVERSRLVLFGVSVTLCAVATAAAGPITFLALAGPQLARKLTRAAGPNLFASALMGAFLLVASDLGIQRLFPSQQLPVGIATGVLGGGYLAWMLAVRWRARS